One Acidobacteriota bacterium genomic window, CTGGCAGCTGCGGCGCTCCCGGCCACCGCGGGCACGCCGGGCGAGGAGGTCGCCTTTGCGCTCACGGGGCACTACCAGCTGAGAATCGACGGCGAGCTGGATCCCGGGGCACGGCTGTACCTGTCCGCAGGCACCCCGCGGCTGCTCGTGGTGACGGAGCGTCTCGCCGGACCGGTGCTCGTGGTGTCCCGGGAGCGCACGGTCCGTGCGCTTCCCGCCGGGGCCGTCGAGTGCTCGGATGATGGCGAGACGTGCCGCGCGCGGATCGGCGAGGGGTCCGGCGGCGGGGGAGCCGGCTCGGTGTCGGTCCTCGCGGGCAAACTCCGGTTCCAGGCTTTCGGCCGGCTGGTGGTGGTCGAACCGCACGATCCCCTCCTCGGTCTGTTCTCCGCCGAGGAGCTGCTGGCGGCGATTCCCGAGTACCGGCGCGGAGCCGCCGCGTACACTCCACGGCGGGGGGACCTCCGTCTGCTCGCCACCGTCGAGGAGCCGGTGGACGTGGAGGTCTTCTTCGGTTCCTGGTGTCCCCACTGCGAGCGGTACGTGCCGCGCTTGCTTTCGGTGGCGCGAGCGCTGGAAGGCGAACCGATCCGATTCCGCTTCCGCGGCCTGCCGCGCGACTTCGCCGAGGATCCCCTGGCGCGCCAGTACGGGATCGAGGCGACGCCCACCGCCGTGGTCCGCCGGGGTACCCGCGAGCTGGGGCGCATCACCGGAGCGATGTGGGAGCACCCCGAA contains:
- a CDS encoding thioredoxin; amino-acid sequence: MTVPLLVALAAAALPATAGTPGEEVAFALTGHYQLRIDGELDPGARLYLSAGTPRLLVVTERLAGPVLVVSRERTVRALPAGAVECSDDGETCRARIGEGSGGGGAGSVSVLAGKLRFQAFGRLVVVEPHDPLLGLFSAEELLAAIPEYRRGAAAYTPRRGDLRLLATVEEPVDVEVFFGSWCPHCERYVPRLLSVARALEGEPIRFRFRGLPRDFAEDPLARQYGIEATPTAVVRRGTRELGRITGAMWEHPEAALSAVLFGGE